Proteins from one Cryptomeria japonica chromosome 4, Sugi_1.0, whole genome shotgun sequence genomic window:
- the LOC131875394 gene encoding uncharacterized protein LOC131875394, whose protein sequence is MVDGEGMPMGFIYEAMDRAKEAISHYYRGNARKCEIFWRIIDRRWTNQLHQPIHAFAYFLNPKFYFSDSFRADEEVMAGVITCIDKMTPDPELRDKVLDELEIYKSAEGRLFSSQLAIDRRGKQQPDLWWENYGAGTPNLQKIAIRVLSQPCSASGCERNWSVFESIHTKKRNRLSQKRLNDLVFVRYNLRLRVRQVEGVSHEAIDLDEIDPYGDWTMNEQNDGDDVLLTEEEIAEIERGAAQDAEGARLDEDEDEDEDDDEDYDFEEDSSHHLDTTTPTATTSSSRPEKLSYIRKNTKRKM, encoded by the exons atggtggatggagagggcatgccaatgggtttcatttatgaggccatggatagggccaaagaggccatttcacattactatcgtggaaatgcaagaaaatgtgaaatcttttggcgcatcattgatcgtaggtggacaaaccaactccaccaaccgatacatgccttcgcctactttttgaacccgaaattctacttctctgattcatttagggctgatgaggaggtcatggcaggtgttattacatgcattgataagatgacacctgatcctgagttgagagacaaggttcttgatgagttggag atctacaaaagtgcagaggggagactcttctcatcacaactagcaattgataggagaggaaaacaacaaccag atttatggtgggagaattatggtgccggcacgcctaatcttcaaaagatagctatccgtgttttgtctcagccatgcagtgcttctgggtgtgaacgaaattggagtgtctttgaaagcattcacacaaagaagagaaatagattgtcacaaaagcggctcaatgatctagtatttgttcggtacaaccttcgccttcgagttagacaggtggagggtgtttcacatgaggccattgacttggatgaaattgatccatatggtgattggaccatgaatgaacaaaatgatggtgatgatgtcctccttaccgaagaagaaattgcagaaatagagagaggagcagcacaagatgcagaaggagcaagattggatgaagatgaggacgaagatgaggatgatgatgaggactatGACTTTGAAGAAGactcatctcaccatttagataccacaacacccactgctactacttctagctcaaggcctgaaaaattgagctatattaggaaaaatacaaagaggaagatgtag